A single Acidobacteriaceae bacterium DNA region contains:
- a CDS encoding 2,3,4,5-tetrahydropyridine-2,6-dicarboxylate N-succinyltransferase: MTIAAPHKELQEAIEHWFSAGSEAIGNANAIGAFRELRDALEAGALRSAEPDDSQPTGWRVNPWVKRGILLGFRLGALESMNGRETAGDSILSFVDKATYPARRFAPKDGVRIVPGGSAVRSGAFLAPGVVMMPPAYVNVGAYVDEGTMIDSHALVGSCAQIGKRVHLSAAAQIGGVLEPVNASPVIIEDDVLVGGNTGVYEGTIVRSKAVLAAGTILTRGTPVYDLANNTVLRAAADTPLIIPSGAVVVPGSRAVQRGAGKDLGLSVYTPIIVKYRDEKTELSTALEDILR; encoded by the coding sequence ATGACGATCGCTGCACCGCACAAAGAACTGCAAGAGGCCATCGAGCACTGGTTCTCCGCCGGATCAGAGGCCATCGGCAACGCGAACGCGATCGGCGCCTTCCGTGAGCTGCGCGATGCGCTCGAGGCCGGCGCGCTTCGCTCGGCGGAGCCGGATGATTCTCAGCCGACCGGCTGGCGCGTGAACCCTTGGGTGAAGCGAGGGATTTTGCTCGGGTTCCGTTTGGGTGCGCTCGAGTCCATGAACGGCCGCGAGACCGCGGGCGATTCCATCCTCAGCTTCGTGGACAAGGCTACCTACCCTGCCCGTCGTTTCGCGCCGAAAGACGGCGTCCGTATCGTGCCGGGCGGCAGTGCTGTGCGTTCCGGCGCGTTCCTCGCCCCTGGTGTCGTCATGATGCCCCCGGCGTACGTCAATGTGGGCGCGTATGTCGATGAAGGCACGATGATCGACTCCCATGCGCTCGTCGGCTCATGCGCGCAGATTGGCAAGCGCGTGCACCTGTCGGCTGCGGCACAGATCGGCGGCGTGCTGGAGCCGGTCAACGCGTCTCCTGTCATCATCGAGGACGACGTCCTAGTCGGCGGAAACACAGGCGTCTATGAGGGCACGATCGTCCGCAGCAAAGCCGTGCTGGCCGCCGGCACCATCCTCACGCGTGGTACCCCGGTCTACGATCTGGCGAACAACACCGTCCTGCGCGCCGCGGCGGACACTCCGCTCATCATCCCGTCGGGTGCTGTCGTCGTTCCCGGCTCGCGCGCCGTCCAGCGTGGGGCTGGGAAGGACCTCGGGCTATCCGTTTACACGCCAATCATCGTCAAGTACCGCGACGAAAAGACCGAACTCTCGACAGCACTCGAAGATATCCTGAGGTAA
- the dapA gene encoding 4-hydroxy-tetrahydrodipicolinate synthase, whose amino-acid sequence MNLQGCGTALVTPFRSDGTLDEPALRAHIHWQIACGVSLLVPCGTTGEAATLTEPEWLRVVEITVEAANGRVPVFAGATHNSTREAILRAKLLGRIHGLSGILTANPYYNKPGQEGQYQHFRAIAESVHLPILLYNIPGRTGANLEPATVLRLAEIPNIIGIKESSGNMVQITELLTQVPRAFQVLSGDDALALPTLAVGGCGLISVASNAIPQQMSQMINAALNDNWISARRINRHYFQLLQANFCEPSPAPIKAVMSLLGRGNEELRLPMVPVTAQTRRKLERILGELGLLTNSPHENLRVF is encoded by the coding sequence ATGAATTTGCAAGGCTGCGGCACCGCCCTCGTCACCCCTTTTCGTTCCGACGGCACTCTCGATGAGCCCGCTCTTCGCGCGCACATTCACTGGCAGATCGCCTGTGGCGTCTCACTGCTTGTTCCGTGCGGGACCACTGGCGAAGCCGCGACCCTGACCGAGCCCGAGTGGCTGCGCGTTGTGGAGATCACGGTGGAGGCCGCCAACGGTCGCGTGCCGGTCTTTGCGGGGGCCACGCACAACTCCACGCGCGAGGCGATTCTGCGCGCCAAGCTACTCGGACGGATTCACGGGCTCTCCGGCATCCTGACGGCAAACCCCTACTACAACAAGCCTGGGCAGGAGGGCCAATACCAGCACTTCCGCGCGATCGCTGAATCCGTGCACCTTCCGATCCTGCTTTACAACATCCCCGGCCGCACCGGCGCAAATCTGGAGCCGGCCACAGTTCTACGGCTCGCCGAGATTCCCAACATCATCGGCATCAAGGAATCCAGCGGCAATATGGTGCAGATTACGGAGTTGCTGACCCAGGTGCCGCGCGCTTTCCAGGTGCTCTCCGGCGATGACGCACTGGCGTTGCCGACGCTGGCTGTCGGCGGTTGCGGGCTCATCTCCGTCGCATCGAACGCCATTCCACAGCAGATGTCGCAGATGATCAACGCCGCGCTGAACGATAACTGGATCTCGGCTCGCCGGATTAATCGTCATTACTTCCAGCTGCTCCAAGCCAACTTCTGCGAGCCAAGTCCAGCGCCGATCAAGGCTGTGATGTCGCTGCTCGGCCGCGGAAACGAGGAGCTTCGTCTGCCCATGGTTCCCGTGACGGCGCAAACCCGCCGCAAGCTGGAGCGGATCCTTGGCGAACTCGGCCTGCTGACCAACTCGCCGCACGAAAACCTGCGCGTCTTCTAA
- a CDS encoding DUF2059 domain-containing protein: MRRIVVVLLMVLFVASSGARADEASKRAKAEELFTLLHMDQLMDQLTKSVMQQVQTMTQSMPGADQATPEQKKLVADFQQRVLDLVNKRLGWKALEPDFINLYATTYTEEDLDGIIAFYKSPVGQKMLEKTPELMTKSTELTQQRMREVQPEFNQMIQDFMKQMAATTAKPTPAQTAPPAKNGP, from the coding sequence ATGAGGCGAATTGTTGTTGTACTGCTGATGGTGTTGTTCGTCGCATCCAGCGGCGCGAGAGCGGATGAGGCGAGCAAGCGCGCCAAAGCCGAGGAGCTCTTTACTCTGCTTCACATGGATCAGCTAATGGACCAGCTGACGAAGAGCGTGATGCAGCAGGTTCAGACCATGACGCAATCTATGCCGGGCGCTGACCAGGCAACGCCAGAGCAGAAGAAGCTTGTCGCCGATTTTCAGCAGCGCGTGCTGGACCTGGTGAACAAGCGGCTGGGATGGAAGGCGTTGGAGCCAGACTTCATCAACCTCTACGCGACGACGTATACAGAAGAAGACCTGGACGGGATTATCGCCTTCTACAAATCACCGGTGGGGCAGAAGATGCTGGAAAAGACGCCGGAGCTGATGACGAAGAGCACCGAGCTAACGCAGCAGAGAATGCGCGAAGTGCAGCCTGAGTTCAATCAGATGATCCAGGACTTTATGAAGCAGATGGCGGCGACGACTGCAAAGCCGACGCCCGCGCAGACGGCACCGCCGGCGAAGAACGGACCGTAG
- a CDS encoding ribonuclease J, producing the protein MASDKLQIIPLGGLGEFGMNCLALRFGDDIIVIDAGLMFPEEELLGVDIVVPDISYLVENRALVRGIVLTHGHEDHIGGLPWILSELNVPVHGTEFTLAYVEGKLDEHRLLDDAELIEMLPGRRFNLGVFTIMPIRVTHSLVDCVSLAIHTPAGIVLHTGDFKIDLSSPDGHPFDLQAFADLGKQNVLCLLQDSTNVDRPGFTPGERAVRPRLDDIFGATRKKLFFSCFSSSIHRIRIAMELADKHNRKVALIGRSIDNSSEIAQDLGYLDPPQGLLIHPGQIKEYPDHELCILISGTQGEPMSSLSRAAVDNHKFAKIDAGDTVILSSRIIPGNEKAIYRVIDHLERRDARVIHDDGTNGLIHVSGHGSQEELRMMINLVRPKFFVPIHGDYRHLKRHAELAAATGIPEKILLLEDGDVLELDRDGAEKTGKITTGRICIDNNSTADVVEDTVIRDRKQLGGDGLFLPIIAINKRTGQVEGMPEISTRGFAADDPELLRNARDIVARTLEQSSEEERRDYGVMKDKIRGDLKRFIQKNANRRPLIMPIILEL; encoded by the coding sequence ATGGCTTCAGACAAGCTGCAAATCATCCCCCTTGGCGGGCTCGGCGAGTTCGGTATGAACTGCCTCGCTCTCCGTTTCGGTGACGACATCATCGTCATCGACGCCGGCCTCATGTTCCCCGAAGAAGAGCTCCTCGGCGTCGACATCGTCGTCCCCGACATCAGCTATCTCGTCGAAAATCGCGCGCTCGTTCGCGGCATCGTGCTCACCCACGGGCACGAGGACCATATAGGCGGCCTGCCCTGGATTCTCTCCGAGCTGAACGTACCCGTCCACGGCACCGAATTCACTCTGGCCTACGTCGAAGGCAAACTCGACGAGCATCGCCTGCTCGATGATGCCGAGCTCATCGAGATGCTTCCCGGCCGTCGCTTCAACCTCGGCGTCTTCACCATTATGCCGATCCGCGTCACGCACTCGCTCGTCGACTGCGTTTCGCTCGCCATCCATACCCCGGCCGGCATCGTGCTCCACACCGGCGACTTCAAAATCGATCTCTCTTCGCCCGACGGCCACCCTTTCGACCTGCAGGCCTTCGCCGACCTCGGCAAGCAGAACGTGCTCTGTCTTCTGCAGGACTCCACCAACGTCGACCGCCCCGGCTTCACGCCCGGCGAGCGCGCCGTCCGGCCTCGCCTCGACGACATCTTCGGAGCCACGCGCAAGAAGCTCTTCTTCTCCTGCTTCTCGTCATCGATTCATCGCATTCGCATCGCGATGGAGCTCGCCGACAAGCACAACCGTAAGGTCGCGCTCATCGGCCGTTCCATCGACAACTCTTCTGAAATCGCGCAGGACCTCGGCTATCTCGACCCGCCACAGGGTCTGCTCATCCATCCGGGACAGATCAAGGAGTACCCCGATCACGAACTTTGCATCCTGATCTCGGGGACGCAGGGTGAGCCCATGAGCTCGCTCTCACGCGCTGCCGTAGACAATCACAAGTTCGCGAAGATCGATGCAGGCGACACGGTCATCCTCAGCTCGCGCATCATCCCCGGCAACGAGAAGGCCATCTATCGCGTCATCGACCACCTCGAGCGCCGCGATGCCCGCGTCATCCATGACGACGGCACCAACGGTTTGATCCACGTCTCCGGCCATGGCTCCCAGGAAGAGCTGCGCATGATGATCAACCTCGTGCGGCCGAAGTTCTTCGTGCCCATCCACGGCGACTACCGTCACCTGAAGCGGCACGCCGAGCTCGCCGCCGCGACCGGCATCCCCGAAAAGATCCTCCTGCTAGAAGACGGCGACGTTCTTGAACTCGATCGCGATGGCGCCGAGAAAACCGGAAAGATCACCACCGGTCGGATCTGCATCGATAACAACTCCACCGCCGACGTCGTCGAAGACACGGTCATTCGCGATCGCAAGCAACTCGGCGGCGACGGCCTCTTTCTCCCCATCATCGCGATCAACAAGCGGACCGGCCAGGTCGAAGGCATGCCTGAAATCTCCACCCGCGGTTTCGCCGCCGATGATCCCGAGCTGCTTCGCAACGCTCGCGACATCGTCGCGCGCACGCTGGAGCAATCCAGCGAAGAAGAACGCCGCGACTATGGCGTTATGAAGGACAAGATCCGCGGCGACCTGAAGCGCTTCATCCAGAAGAACGCCAACCGCCGGCCGCTCATCATGCCCATCATCCTGGAGCTTTAA